In the Archocentrus centrarchus isolate MPI-CPG fArcCen1 chromosome 11, fArcCen1, whole genome shotgun sequence genome, ATTTATACACAGTTAATTTTACATGAGTAAAAGTCACAGACAGCAGGTCAACTGATTTAGTGAAGCATCTTTTTTTGACAGACTGCTCTTGTAGCTCATCGGtgtcttttaatgatttttggTAAATCTTCAGTCTTTCTTTTAGCAATTAGAAGGATTTATTTGAATGTTTGTGGTTGAAATAAAATGCTTTACGTGAACTTAACTATGACTCTTCATTCagtacatttaaataaagtcagaaatttTAGTGTATTCAGTATTTAGTGACCATGTCTCAGTGTGTTTGGGGTTATATTAAGCTTAAAGTATGCTTTATGGGGCTGCTAAAAAAGCTGCTAACTCTTTCCCACCTCCCCTCTCTCCAGCTCTTCCCTCAGTGTCTCTCCTCCAGAagtctccctcctctccaaTCAGCTGCCACGCTACAGGTTTCTATCCTCACAGAGCCGTGATGTTCTGGAGGAAAGATGGAGAGGAGATCCATGAAGACATGGATCCAGGAGAGATCCTCCCCAACCATGATGGGACCTTCCAGATCAGTGCTGATCTGAATGTTTCATCAGTCACACCTGAAGACTGGAGCAGGTACgagtgtgtgtttcagctctCTGAGGACGCCATCATCACCAAACTGAATGAAACAGTGATCAGGACCAAccagagaggtgagagagactcattcattcattttgttgcTGATTCTGTGGATTGTCTATACTGTGATAGTTgaatgtttacatgtttgttaacaatattacaccTACCAGTctgattcataccaaatttAAATGAAAGATGACCAGTGACCCCGAGATCACCTAATTAAATTTTTGTCATAATTggatcagaggtcagaggtcaatttGCATTAAAAGTGAAACTGATCCGATCCAGATTTCTGATTTCCTGATTTTAATGTGGGAAAGTCTGTTTACATTTCATTTAcatgaaagttatttttttaaaccatggaCACTCTGTGCTGTGTCAGTGGTTCAGTGTTtgagagtgacatgtttgtgagacgGACAACGTTCAGCTAAACCGTCTGTGGGGGGCGGAGCTTGTTGTGCTCGGCCTGGCTTGCTGTGTTTGCAGTCCAGGAAGAAGAGCCGTTACTGTGGGAATAACTCATGGAGATCCTAATAAAGATGGAAAAATCGAATTCACATtttgtataaaataaaaatcgtGTGTTTTCCCGTCCAGATTTTTTGAGCTATTAATATCGTTAATATTCTTAATAAAATTCTtttgcagtttcattttttgaCCTGACAGCGAGCTCTAATacataaaaacactgttttgtATGTTAGTTATTGCCTTATAACTGATGAGACGTCACTGAttgattttagttttattgtGAGATACACCGCGCTCCTGTAaagatttaaaaggaaaaaatataattttagtgCATCTGTGTATGAGAAACATGCAGCATAGATGAACGGCTACAGGATGGATGTTTTTACTAACTCTGCAGTCTTTCTTTTAgctgatggatggatttatatGAACTGAACCCAAGACTCTTCACTCAGTACATAAAAAGTTCAAAGTTTCAGTTTATTCAGTATTTAGTGATCATATCTCAGTGTGTTTGAGGTTATATTGAGTGTAAAGTTCACCCTGACACGGTCTTAGGCAGCTGCTACAGGAGCTGGTGGCTCTTTCACTTGAATGGCTCGCTCTGTTTAGACTTACAGATTTACGTTTGCTTTGATTTTCACATCTTTGAGTTTCCTCCACAGTTATTTTGGTACTGTGATGTTTTCATCAACACGTTCTCTACACTTGCCTCATTTTCCACgagtttctttttctccttgctGACTTCCTTCTTGTTCGttcttgtttcctttccttgcctgtttttcctttctcacCTTTACTTCTTTCACCTATTCTCACTCCACTGTCTCCACTCCCTCTCTTTCCCGTCTCTCTCCAGTTCTTCCCTCAGTGTCTCTCCTCCAGAagtctccctcctctccaaTCAGCTGCCACGCTGCAGGTTTCTACCCTCACAGAGCCGTGATGTTCTGGAGGAAAGATGGAGAGGAGATCCATGAAGGTGTGGATCCAGGAGAGATCCTCCCCAACCATGATGGGACCTTCCAGATGAGTGTCGATCTGAAACTCTCATCAGTCACacctgcagactggagcaggtacgagtgtgtgtttgagctcTCTGAGGACGCCATCATCACCAAACTGAATGAAACAGTGATCAGGACCAACCGGAGAGGTGAGAGAGACTCAGTTGTGGATTGTCTATACTGTGATATTTGAATGTTTACCTGGAGGGGGGGGTTGCtatgtttgtttgtctgcttcTTGGTTAACATAGGTGGGGTTTAAAAGGTAGTAATTTTAGTGCATCTGCTCTGTGTAAGTAAACTCCGCAGCATGGGTGAATGTATTATAACTATAACctgattatattatattataaccGGAGTCATCTGCTcatcttatttgttttttcattttttttttgttgagcaGAAAAATCCTTGAATGCGTTCATCCCCATCATTGCTGTTCTTCTTGTCCTCATCCTCTTTGCTGCTGATGGATTTAATGTTTACAAAAAGAAAGGTGAGAGATTCAAATGAGCTACGAAGCAACATTAGCCGGCTAACGAGCTCAAAGTCAGAGTTGATAAAGTTAGTGGTTCTTTTTTCTCCTGGCTGGGAGCAGGTGATGTTCAGCTGGCAGTGCCAgtttttcactgattcttttatttgcAGCAGGTTTTAAGTTCATCACAGATTCTCCCCCAGGGGAAAAGTTTTAATTATGCAGGATGTTAAACTTTATCAGACTGTGCATCACATTGTCTCTGGACTTTCCATGGATTCAGTCAGTGATGCAGAAACTGTATAAATGTTGTTATATCTGATTCTCCTTCAAACTGCTGCCGCTGCAGagacaagaaaaataaatcagagtTAATCAGATTTGTTTCCCTCTGACCTGCTGACAGACTAAAGGGGCTCCTGTGCTCGGCTGTGGGgtcttggatggttcagtgctCTGAGCTGCAGCCGTCACAGAGATTTAACTccaattaaaatgtttgttttaatgatcTCTGCAGAAATTCACCAGATTAATGATTAACTGCAGCAttcatttcttgttttatttgcaaCAGTGTTGCAATTTACTGttataatttttatgtttatcatcttttaagGTCTCAGACTGGAACATGTGGTACTCAGAGGGATCATTTTCTGTAGAGAAGAAGTTAAATGatgtgaaatgtgtgttttgatgtGCACAGAGGCTGATACAGAAAGCCTGGCTGTGTATATACTCTACTCCTCTAATACTCTCTCATACTGTAATATACTCCATCTGATCAAAACTGAACTGATCTGGAATTTTAAagttgtttgtttcctttttatttcagGAAAACACTTTGCACCTTGTAAGTAAACTGCTTTTATGTTACTCAGATTTGTTGATTTAAGAAAGGGTTGTACTGTAAACAAAAGCAGTCGAGCATCAGTGGAGTAACTGTGTGTTTGGACCCTCACAGCTTCTGGCAACACCTCTGAGACTGACTCTGAGAGACTGACTGGAGACGCCACATAAACAAGACTACACACACCTCAGTTTATCATGTGAAGAGTGAAGAAGACTGTtggtcattttattattttattaatatcagTTCTTACAGTTCTGTATTTTTCGGATGTGATGTGTGTGATTGTTCAGTCGTTACTGAAAGCAACAAACCTGAATCTGCTCTTACTCATTAGGTACTAAACTGGAGTTGTGGGTACTTAAAAACGCCATTTCCGTTTAACTGATTTCTTTTATGAATACTAACAAGACTTTTCTGCCCTCCTGAAGGCTGATCCATTAACTCTTCATCCCTCTGCAGCATCTGGAAATCTGGGTTACATGTATCACATCCTTACCTGTAAAACAGgaactttttttcctccaacatCAGATCATTGAAAACATCGTACAGTCAGAAGTTTAGGCAGCTTGTTTGATTGTGCGATGTTTATGATGATTTTTCAAAATGTGACCGGTGATGTCAGGAGACACAGTTCCTGTAGCTGTACCTTTAGTTCACACTGAACTGGTTTTAAATACTGTGTAAAGGAAGCTATTTATAAAAGCTATGAAACTACAGTCCCTGATTTCAGTGGAACATTTTAAAAGGTTATATTAACTCCAACTGCATTTgcacatgtttttaatttatgaatgtgtctttgtatttttattattgtgtgtcTGTCCTCAGTATATTCGTCCCAGCTGATCTGATGATCTTCTGGGTCGTCTTAATGatgacaagattttttttttcatctcttttgtgttttttggtttattaTAATTCTTTTTTCTTAGTATTTTGCAACTAAGATTTAAGAAAAGTGCTTAATAAATAAGGAAAATGGGGAAAGAGGAATATTTCATACTCTATATTTTATCTgaggctttattaaaaaaataagcaaataagTTATTGTGCATTTGTGCCTTATTTGACCTGTGTTCacctttattaaaaagaaaaaacacacacacacacacacacacacacacacacacacacacacacacacacacacacacacacac is a window encoding:
- the LOC115787842 gene encoding major histocompatibility complex class I-related gene protein-like; its protein translation is MSLLMLLLFCAVSSAVKHSLTCMVIGSSGLPNISEFVRVTVVDGINVDYCDSSNKRIEPRQDWMKNMIDDNPVILKWHTQQCFETVPNFFRAWIRSLKQQFNQNGGVHILQMIEGCEWDENTGEVTGFLRFGYNREDFLEFDLKTLTWIALKPEADIIKQRWDAERSRNNRNHYFLTTIYPDWLNMSLYYGKSSLQRTALPSVSLLQKSPSSPISCHATGFYPHRAVMFWRKDGEEIHEDMDPGEILPNHDGTFQISADLNVSSVTPEDWSRYECVFQLSEDAIITKLNETVIRTNQRVLPSVSLLQKSPSSPISCHAAGFYPHRAVMFWRKDGEEIHEGVDPGEILPNHDGTFQMSVDLKLSSVTPADWSRYECVFELSEDAIITKLNETVIRTNRREKSLNAFIPIIAVLLVLILFAADGFNVYKKKGKHFAPSSGNTSETDSERLTGDAT